The Stigmatella ashevillena genomic sequence TGCGGCTCGCGCGGCGGCTGGTGTGGGATGGAGAGGAGGCGCGCGACGTGGTGCAGGCGGCGTTGGTGGACGCCTACGAGAAGCGCCACGCGCTGAGGGACGCGAAGGCAGGGCCCGCTTGGCTGCGGCGCATCTTGGTGTCGCGGGCCGTGAGCCACCTGCGGCGGCGGCGCGTCTGGAGGACGATCCGCGAGGCGTTGGACTTTGGAGGCGAGCGGGAACCCTCGCCAGAGGAGCACTTCGCCGGTGCTGAGCGCTGGAGGGCTCTGGGACGCTCCGTGAGGGCGCTCCCCGCGCAGCAGGCCACCGCCTTCAGCCTGCGCTACCTGGAGGGGCTGGACCTGGATGCCGTCGCGGAGGCCATGGGCATCGGCCGGGGCACCGTCCGCATTCACCTGTACCGAGCCCTCAAGAAGCTCAAGGCCGTGGAGGCCCTCGAAGGAGACACGCCATGAGATGCCACGATGCGGCCAACGCGCTTCTCGACGCGCACCCACCCTGGCCTCCCGCGCTGCGGACCCACCTGGAGGGCTGTGAGGCCTGTCGGCTCCTGGCCACCCTCCACGCGTCCGCCTCTGCGCTGCGCCCTCCCGAGCCTCCGCCCGTCACCCCCATTGCACGCGAGGACGTGCTGCGCGAGGTGCGTCGCCGTGGGAAGCGCCGCCGCGCCGCCGTGGGCGTGGCGGTCTGTCTCTTCGTGGGGGCCCTGGTGCTGGCGTCGAGGCCTGCGGCACCCCCGGCGGCGGGGTCCTCTTTTGCAGAGGCCGAAGTGGCTGTCCCAGCGCCAGGACCTTGGACGGAACTGGGCCTCAGCCGGGAAGGCCTGTCTGGGGGCGTCGACGAGGATGCCATCGCCCGGGCCGTCCGCGTCGAGCGCGGCTCGCTGGCAGCGCTCGTCACCGAGGTGCGCGGCTACGCGCGCCGTGAGGTGGTGGTTCACGACGACACGTATCGGCCTTTTGGGATGCTGGCCGCATGGCTGCGTCCCCCAGATTCCCGCGCGCTGGAAACCCCGCCGTTCCGAACGGCGGTCATCCCCATCAGTCCACAGGAGTTGATGCCATGACGACACACCGCTCGAAGTTGCTGACAGCCGTTCTGGTCCCATTGCTGCTGGCGGCGCCTGCGCTGGCACAGCAGGAAGAGTCTCTTGTCATCCAGCGCGGAGGGCCTGGACTCACCACCGTCCAGATGGGCCCGGGCCCGGGGCCTGGGGCGCCTCCACTGGGTCCGCTGCCCGCCGCCGCGCATGGAATCCCGCCACACGTGGTGGAGAAGCTCGGCGTGCCACGTGACACGGCGGCGAAGATCCAGGCGCTCACCTTCGATGCCAACGAAGCCCTCATCCCCTTGGAGGCGGATCTGAAGCGGGCCCAGCTCCAGCTGGAGCGGCTGCTGAGCGCGGAGTCCCCGGACGAGGGCGGCATTCTCAAGCAGGTCGAAGAGGTAGGCCGCGCGGAGACGGCGGTGCGCCGCAACCGTCTGGGGTTGATGGTCCGCATCAAGAAGCTGCTGGGGCCAGAGCTTTGGAGGAAGCTGGAGGTGGAGATGGGCCCCGTGCGCGTGCACAAGCGCATCGAGATTCGCAAGGGGCTCCCGGATGACGAGGAGTTGGGCCCCCCTGCGCGCAGGCCCTAGCGGCTCCGTGGAATGGGTGGCGAGACCAGGCGAGGGATGCCCGCCGGGCGGTCGGTGCGTGCACCTGCACGGACCGCCCGGCGGAGGCCTCAGTGCGGCACCGAGTTGTACAGGGTGGTCACTTCGCTGTCGTTGAGGGCGCGGCCGAAGGCCTGCACCTCATCGATCGACCCGGCCCAGTAGTCGGTGTTGTTGCCGGCGTACTTCGCGCGCCCGAGCGACAGCGGCCCGGTGCTCACCGTCACCGCACCCGCTGGTGTGGCCGCCACCCGTTGGCCGTCGACGTACAGCCGCAGTTCTCCGCCGGCCCGGACGCCGACGAGGTGGTACCAGCGGCTGAGTTGCGGCGTCACCACGTACCGGGCGCGGTGCCCGCCGGGCGTGCTGAACGCGAACGCGCCCTGCCCGTACTGCAAGTAGAACGGGTTCTCCGTTTGACGGCCGTCCTGGCTGACCGCCGAGGCGTAGTTGCCCGGCAGCTTGTCGAGCGTCACCCACGCCGAGACCGAGTAGTCGCCTCGGGTGTCCAGCACTGGGCTTGCGGTGTCGGCGAAGTCGCCGTTCCCGTCGAAGTGCAGCGCCTGCCCGCGGATCCCCGCCGTCCAGTTCGTATTCCCGTACAGCGTCACGTCGCTGCTCCCGCCGGTGTCGTGGCCCACCGTGCCACTGCCTTCGTCGAGCGGCCAGCTCCCTTGGCCAGGGTACGTCGCGTCCTCGCCCGCCGTGGCGCCCGCGGCAATCACCCGCAGGTTGATCTCGCGCACCGGCACCGGGTCAACCTTCAGCACCCGCCGGTCGTAGGTGTAGAGGCCGTTGAGCTCGTTCTCCAGGTCGGTGACCTGGGTGTAGACCGAGCCGGACAGCTCCGCCCCGGCGGCGGCCAGGTAGAAGGTCTGGGTGTTCGAGACGTACTTCGCGGTCAGCGCTGCCTTGTCCGCCACACCGCTGTAGATGACCGTCGGTGCGCCCGGCCACAGGTGGCCCGGCGTGCGCAGGGTGAACCCGCCGTGCTCGCCATCCATCGCCGCGCGCGTGGCGTCCGGGTAGGCCGGGTCGTTGTTGCCGTAGTCGTGGTGGTCGATGATGTCACCCTTGCCGGAGTCGCCCTTGGAGTCGCAGCAGTTCACGCCGCTGTGCGCGTTGACCCACCGCGAGGGGTCGGCTGCCTTGACCTGCCCGGCGATCTGGCCAGTCGCCTCCCGGTTCCACTCGCCCCAGCCCTCGTTGAAGACCACCCAGCCCACGATGGACGGCGAGTTGTGCAACTGCTCCATCATCCGGAAGCCCTCCGCGAGGAACCCCTGCTGTCCTTGCGTGTTCGTGAAGCTGCCGGAGACGAAGTCCTGCCACACCAGCAGGCCGATCTGGTCCGCGTGGTGGTACCAGCGCGCCGGCTCCACCTTGATGTGCTTGCGGATGGCATTGAACCCGAGGTCTTTCTGCACCTGAATGTCCCAGCGCAGGGCCGCATCGCTGGGCGCGGTGTAAAGCCCGTCGGGCCAGAACCCCTGATCCAGCATGGCGAGGGAGAAGATCGGCTTGCCGTTGAGCACCAGCTTCGGGAAGCCGCCGACGTCCTGGATCGCCACCGACCGCATTCCGAAGTAGCTGCCGACGGTGTCGGTGTTCTGTCCTTCCGTCAGGGTGACGTCGAGGCCGTAGAGGTACGGATCGTCCGGAGTCCACAGGTGCGGCTGCGGCACCTGCAGCGTGAGCTGGGTGTTGGCCGGGCCGGTGACGGTGCCGACCACCTGTCCGCTGGCGTCGCGGGCCACGGCGGTGACGCTGGCGCTGGATGACGCCGACGCGGAACGGGCTTCGACGGTGAGCGTGCCCGCCTGGATGCTCGGCGTGCTCACGATACTGTCGATCGCCACACTGGGGACGGGCTCCAGCCAGACGGTCTGCCAGATGCCCGAGGACTGCGTGTAGACGATGCCGCCCGGCCGACGCGACTGCTTGCCGATCGGCTGGTTGGGGCCGGTGGTGTCGGTGACCGCGACGATGATCTCCTGCTCACCCGCGCCGCTCAGGGCGCTGGTGATGTCAGCGCTGAAGGCCGTGTAGCCGCCGGTGTGCTCGGCGACCAGCTGGCCGTTGACCCACACCCGAGCGCGGTAGTCCACCGCGCCGAAGTTCAGCCGGAGCCGCTGCCCGGTGCCGATCTGCCACGCCTCGGGCACGGTGACGAGCTTGCGGTAGAACATGTGGTCTTCGTGGCGCTCCAGCCCGGACAGCTGGGACTCCACCGGGAACGGGACGATGATCCGCTCCGGCAGCGTCCGGCCGAACACCGGTTGTTGCTCTGCGGTCGCGCTGGAGAACTCCCACGGGCCGTTGAGGTTGAGCCACCGGCTGCGGACCTGCTGAGGCCGCGGGTACTCGGGCAGGGGGTGGTTCGGGTCGACCTGGTCGCCCCACTCGGTGCGCAGCCGATGGGTCGACGCGTTGCTGGCGTCTCGAATGAGCTGCGGTACCGTTGAACCGCCCACCGCCAGACCGCCCGCGCCGTCGTAGGAGACGCGGACGCGCTGGCCGCGCTGGACTGGCTTGGACAGGGTGACCCTCACGAGGGACGGATCGTTGGAGTCGACTGCGGCCGAGGCCTGCGGCATGGCGGTGGTGTCGGCCTCGACCACCAGGTGCGGCATCAGATCGCCGAGCGCGGTGACC encodes the following:
- a CDS encoding RNA polymerase sigma factor produces the protein MKGTAILDKPGRSARALAVPDFDALLEAEQGALLRLARRLVWDGEEARDVVQAALVDAYEKRHALRDAKAGPAWLRRILVSRAVSHLRRRRVWRTIREALDFGGEREPSPEEHFAGAERWRALGRSVRALPAQQATAFSLRYLEGLDLDAVAEAMGIGRGTVRIHLYRALKKLKAVEALEGDTP
- a CDS encoding periplasmic heavy metal sensor translates to MTTHRSKLLTAVLVPLLLAAPALAQQEESLVIQRGGPGLTTVQMGPGPGPGAPPLGPLPAAAHGIPPHVVEKLGVPRDTAAKIQALTFDANEALIPLEADLKRAQLQLERLLSAESPDEGGILKQVEEVGRAETAVRRNRLGLMVRIKKLLGPELWRKLEVEMGPVRVHKRIEIRKGLPDDEELGPPARRP
- a CDS encoding LamG-like jellyroll fold domain-containing protein — translated: MSAPGARDFAQLGGVALESNVHFTDLTGMFQSLTGRTEHTTARWTGRLTAPETGDYTFFAIGDNGFRMLLDGAPVIDHWVGDWDIEQQSAPVHLVAGETHDFRLEMFQDVGGANMYLRWSSATLGKQIVPITAFTPPADFEVYPANFSVAEDGLRLTLDFTGPVTALGDLMPHLVVEADTTAMPQASAAVDSNDPSLVRVTLSKPVQRGQRVRVSYDGAGGLAVGGSTVPQLIRDASNASTHRLRTEWGDQVDPNHPLPEYPRPQQVRSRWLNLNGPWEFSSATAEQQPVFGRTLPERIIVPFPVESQLSGLERHEDHMFYRKLVTVPEAWQIGTGQRLRLNFGAVDYRARVWVNGQLVAEHTGGYTAFSADITSALSGAGEQEIIVAVTDTTGPNQPIGKQSRRPGGIVYTQSSGIWQTVWLEPVPSVAIDSIVSTPSIQAGTLTVEARSASASSSASVTAVARDASGQVVGTVTGPANTQLTLQVPQPHLWTPDDPYLYGLDVTLTEGQNTDTVGSYFGMRSVAIQDVGGFPKLVLNGKPIFSLAMLDQGFWPDGLYTAPSDAALRWDIQVQKDLGFNAIRKHIKVEPARWYHHADQIGLLVWQDFVSGSFTNTQGQQGFLAEGFRMMEQLHNSPSIVGWVVFNEGWGEWNREATGQIAGQVKAADPSRWVNAHSGVNCCDSKGDSGKGDIIDHHDYGNNDPAYPDATRAAMDGEHGGFTLRTPGHLWPGAPTVIYSGVADKAALTAKYVSNTQTFYLAAAGAELSGSVYTQVTDLENELNGLYTYDRRVLKVDPVPVREINLRVIAAGATAGEDATYPGQGSWPLDEGSGTVGHDTGGSSDVTLYGNTNWTAGIRGQALHFDGNGDFADTASPVLDTRGDYSVSAWVTLDKLPGNYASAVSQDGRQTENPFYLQYGQGAFAFSTPGGHRARYVVTPQLSRWYHLVGVRAGGELRLYVDGQRVAATPAGAVTVSTGPLSLGRAKYAGNNTDYWAGSIDEVQAFGRALNDSEVTTLYNSVPH